From a single Nymphaea colorata isolate Beijing-Zhang1983 chromosome 4, ASM883128v2, whole genome shotgun sequence genomic region:
- the LOC116253044 gene encoding LOW QUALITY PROTEIN: pentatricopeptide repeat-containing protein At1g09820-like (The sequence of the model RefSeq protein was modified relative to this genomic sequence to represent the inferred CDS: inserted 1 base in 1 codon), with the protein MLIPSFRRLQAFDRIAKTIVLPIRPMPLFVVIAIASCGRGFYPDFDAFYCSYSSVNAEVSPISSIHSSLDDDEFKARFSELVSKQHWSTFKREFGEIEPKKLLPSLFEKKIDLGIVFRYFKWVQREQGAVFDLGSYCTMFRRLAECREYGKVRAAIHLMVGGEPVNSDSSAAVLHKIIVSGGERRDLTGLVIDMLVYELVKSSKLFMALDAFRRSGYYGFRLSVLSCNSILNALAKTTDTQNIEIVFKDMMSRRINPNQITFNIVIHVFVKVGKLQKAMDLVKDMESWGCSPSVVTYNVIMNGCCKMCKVGRMLKAEAILKEMISKKILPTVVTYNILIEGYCKDENCFLALRLLVEMKKKKMLPNVVTYNSLINGLCNEGEITAAANLLEEMKDQGIEPNIVTYNSLINGYCKKGMVLEARKCMNCIMESCLVPNLVTYNTLIDGYXKLGKMKDACAMYNLMLERGMPLDISTYNSLLTGFCKANRTQDASKLLDKMVEKGIKADIVTYNILIKALCERNQSGKGVTLLDEMLDAGLKPSHVTYNTLIEGFCKEGNLKGALILRARMEKEGKHANVVTYNLLLKGHCKKGNLEDANRLLNDMLEKGLVPNRVTYDVIKDDMMQKGFIPDIDGHVYSSVS; encoded by the exons ATGCTGATTCCGTCGTTTCGCAGGCTGCAAGCCTTTGATCGAATAGCAAAAACCATAGTTTTGCCAATACGACCAATGCCCCTGTTTGTCGTGATCGCTATTGCTTCCTGTGGTCGTGGATTCTATCCtgattttgatgctttttaCTGCTCTTATTCATCGGTAAATGCTGAAGTTTCTCCCATCAGTTCGATCCATTCGTCTCTGGACGACGATGAGTTCAAAGCTAGGTTTAGCGAGCTCGTCAGCAAGCAACATTGGTCAACCTTCAAGAGAGAATTTGGGGAAATTGAACCGAAGAAGCTCTTGCCTTCTCTGTTTGAGAAGAAGATCGATCTGGGAATAGTGTTTAGGTACTTCAAATGGGTTCAGAGGGAACAAGGGGCAGTCTTTGATCTTGGTTCTTATTGTACAATGTTCCGCCGCTTGGCTGAATGTAGGGAATATGGGAAAGTTAGGGCAGCGATTCACTTGATGGTCGGTGGAGAACCCGTAAACTCGGACTCAAGCGCAGCTGTCCTTCATAAGATCATCGTTTCCGGTGGAGAGAGAAGAGATCTTACTGGGCTTGTCATCGATATGTTGGTGTACGAGTTGGTCAAAAGTTCTAAGCTTTTCATGGCGTTAGATGCATTTAGAAGGTCAGGCTATTATGGATTTCGATTATCCGTATTGTCCTGCAATTCGATTTTGAATGCATTGGCGAAGACGACTGACACGCAGAATATAGAGATTGTTTTCAAAGATATGATGAGCAGAAGAATTAATCCCAACCAGATTACTTTCAATATCGTGATCCACGTTTTTGTTAAGGTTGGAAAGTTGCAGAAGGCAATGGACCTGGTGAAGGATATGGAGTCGTGGGGCTGCTCGCCTTCGGTCGTCACGTATAATGTGATTATGAACGGTTGTTGCAAAATGTGCAAAGTGGGAAGGATGCTTAAAGCTGAGGCAATCCTGAAAGAGATGATATCCAAGAAGATTTTGCCAACTGTGGTCACATATAACATTCTTATTGAGGGATACTGCAAGGATGAGAATTGTTTCTTGGCATTGCGGTTGCTggtggagatgaagaagaagaagatgttgccCAATGTCGTAACTTACAATTCGCTGATCAATGGGCTTTGCAACGAAGGAGAAATTACAGCAGCGGCTAACTTGCTTGAAGAAATGAAGGATCAAGGTATAGAGCCCAATATAGTGACCTACAATTCTCTGATCAATGGTTACTGCAAGAAGGGAATGGTTTTGGAGGCCAGAAAATGTATGAACTGCATCATGGAAAGTTGTCTAGTGCCTAATCTTGTGACATACAATACCTTAATAGATGGAT GGAAATTGGGTAAGATGAAGGATGCTTGCGCCATGTATAATTTAATGTTGGAAAGAGGCATGCCTCTTGATATTTCAACGTACAACTCTCTGCTCACTGGATTCTGCAAAGCAAACAGGACGCAAGATGCTAGTAAGCTATTAGATAAAATGGTAGAAAAGGGTATAAAAGCTGACATTGTGACTTACAATATACTGATTAAAGCTTTGTGTGAGCGAAATCAATCTGGAAAAGGAGTCACTTTGTTGGACGAAATGTTGGATGCGGGTTTGAAGCCAAGTCATGTGACGTACAATACTTTAATTGAGGGGTTCTGTAAGGAAGGAAATCTGAAGGGTGCCTTGATTTTGAGGGCAAGAatggagaaagaagggaagcaTGCCAATGTGGTTACCTATAATCTATTGCTTAAGGGTCATTGTAAGAAAGGAAATCTGGAAGATGCAAATAGGCTTCTGAACGATATGCTTGAAAAGGGTTTAGTTCCAAACCGTGTAACTTATGATGTCATCAAAGATGACATGATGCAGAAAGGATTCATTCCAGATATTGATGGTCATGTATACAGTTCTGTTTCCTAG